A segment of the Terriglobia bacterium genome:
TGCTGGGCGGCGTCCAGGGCCTGCTTCTTGGAGTTAATGTCGTCCTGTTCTTTCTTGGCGTCTTCGGCAAACTTGCCGGAATCGCGCAGCCGGGTGCCGGCGTCAGCGTAATAGGCGGCCGCTCTTAGGCGCTGCTCCCGCTGCAACAGGTCCAGTTCGCGCTGCATGCCGGCAATCTGTTGTCTCTGGCTGTCCAGCTTGCCTTTCAATTCGTCGGCCTTTTGTTTGGCGGCTTCGGCCTCCGCTTTCTTGGCTTGGTCTTTGTCGGCGGGCTGGACGGCGGCCTTCTTGGCGTCGTCGTCGGACGCCGCGATCGTCGACGTCCGCGGCATGTTGTCATCGTCCAGCTTGACGGTGGCCGCTGCCTTCTTCTTAGCGCGATTCTGGCGCGCGATATCGCCCAGCGACTGCTGCGCCAGCGCCGGCGCCGCCAGCGCCAGCACCAGGAGGAATGGAAATACCTTTTTCATTGCCAATGGCCTCAATCAGGAATTGCTGGTTCCATTTTACTTCTGATCTTCGCCAGGAATCGTGCCGATTCCATTGCCGGAAACGATAGGGTAAACGGCACATTGTCCTGAAGTAACCGATCACCGGTAGAAGCCCGCGTACCAGCGCACCACCGCGGTCCCCCAAAACGCAGCGAACAAAGCCGCCGCGCCCAGGAATACGCCGAATGGGATTTCAAAATTGCGGTAGATCAGAATCGCCGACCGCCACGCGCGCCGGCGGGCCGAACGTGCGGGTTCAGACGGCACCCTTTTCCTTCGGCGGGCAAGCCGTTTGTTCCATACCCAAAAGATCAGCAGGATCCCAAACGCGCTGCCAATCAGCGATCCTAGCAGCAGCACCACCAACGTGAGTTTCACGCCCAGAAAGGCGCCGATCAGGGCCATGAGCTTGACGTCGCCGCGTCCCATGCCTTCCACGCCGCGCACCGCTTCATAGGCCAGCGCGATGCCCAGGATGAACGCTGCACCCAGTATCGCCCCGCCCAGTGAGTTCGCCAGCCAGAGCCAGCGCACATTGATGCCGTGAAGAAAGTAGGCGGCGGGGCCTTCCACCGGTACAAATACGCTGAACAACAATCCCAGCACGACGCCAGGCTTGGTCAGCAGGTCAGGCAGCAGCTTGGTCTCAGCGTCGGTAAAGACCAGGCCGAGCAGCAGGAAGGACAGCACGCAGAACTTAAGCGCTTCCGGCGACGCACCGGCTGTAAGGTAGCTGAGCAGGAAGAAAACGCCGGTCAGCAACTCGACAAAAACATAGCGTGGCGATATCGCGCCGCCGCAGTTACGGCACTTCCCTCTCAGGATCAGCCAGCTCAGAACCGGTATGTTGTCGTAGAAAGCGATAGGTGTGCCGCACGACGGGCACTGCGAGCGCGGCGTCACCACCGAGAGTTCTCTCGGCAGGCGGTAGATGCACACGTTCAAAAAGCTGCCGAAAATCAGCCCCAGTCCAAAAAAGACCGCCATGTAGAGGATGTTCGGGCCGGTAAGGAATGTGCTCGCCAGAATGCGCTCCTTGAAATCGATTCCGAAGCAATTATACGCAGCCCGCGCTCAACGCCCATCCTGGAATCGCAAGATATGCCCTTCCAGGGTTTCGGCTTCAACGTCGGTTGGCGGCATTTCGCCGTTCCAAGCACGCTGGCGGCAGTTGACCAAACGCGTCGCCACCGGCAGAAGCCGCCATCCGCCGCCCTGTTGCTCGCGCAGAGCGGCGTTGAATGCGGTCACTCCGTCCTCACGCGCCGCCAGCCGCCACTCGAGGAGTGAGGCCTCCAACGTTTCCGCCAAAGATTCTTCCGGCAGCAGGCACAGCACCCAGGCATGACTGGCGCGCTGAGCGTACGTCCCGCGGGGCACGTCCGCGGAGCCGCGCAGCACGCGCGCGCCGTATTCGTGGGCCACGCTTACGGTGTCGTCCGTGGAGCCGTGGTCCACGACAATGACTTCATCGCACACGCGCAGCGAATCCAGCGCGCGGCCCAGATGCCGGTCATGGTTCAACGTATGAATCAGCCCCGTGATCCTGGT
Coding sequences within it:
- a CDS encoding prepilin peptidase — translated: MAVFFGLGLIFGSFLNVCIYRLPRELSVVTPRSQCPSCGTPIAFYDNIPVLSWLILRGKCRNCGGAISPRYVFVELLTGVFFLLSYLTAGASPEALKFCVLSFLLLGLVFTDAETKLLPDLLTKPGVVLGLLFSVFVPVEGPAAYFLHGINVRWLWLANSLGGAILGAAFILGIALAYEAVRGVEGMGRGDVKLMALIGAFLGVKLTLVVLLLGSLIGSAFGILLIFWVWNKRLARRRKRVPSEPARSARRRAWRSAILIYRNFEIPFGVFLGAAALFAAFWGTAVVRWYAGFYR